The following nucleotide sequence is from Flavobacterium sp. N1736.
TGGATGGGATTAATAGGTATTGCTATCAGCTTAACTATTAGTATCATTTTGCTTACTAAGACAAAAAAAGATTTAAATGGTGTTTTTCCGTTTAAAGAAGCTTTTACAACTTATTTTATCGCGGCAGTAATTGGAATTTTGATTTCGACCTTTTTTAACATCCTTCTATTTAATGTTATCGATCCGGGTGCAAAAGATACTTTGAGCGAATTAATGATTAAATACACTGTTGGAATGTTGCAAAAATTTGGAACTCCGGCATCGGTTATTAATGAAACAATTGCTAAAATGAAACTAACCAATCCATATTCAACTATAGAACTATTAAAAGGATCTGTTTTTGCAATTGTAATCAGTGCAATTTTCGGTTTAATTTTCGCAGCATTTTTTAAAAGCAAAACTACTACACAAGAATAAAAAAATAAATGAATTTATCTATACTTATACCGCTTCTAAACGAGGAGGAATCACTGAAAGAACTCTATTCGTGGATTATTAAAGTGATGCAATCTAACAATTACTCTTATGAAATCATTTTTGTAGATGATGGAAGTACAGATAATTCCTGGGAAATCATTGAAGGTTTCTCGAACGAAAATTCAAATGTAAAAGGAATTCGTTTCATGAAGAATTTTGGAAAATCGCAAGCTTTGCATGCTGGTTTTGCCAAAGCAAATGGTGATGTCATTATTACTATGGATGCCGATTTGCAAGACAGTCCGGATGAAATTCCGGGATTGTATGAAATGATTACCCAAGAAAAATTTGACTTGGTTTCAGGCTGGAAAAAGAAACGTTACGACTCTGTTGTGGCAAAAAACCTTCCTTCGAAATTATTTAATTGGGCTGCCAGAAAAACTTCAGGCGTTGAATTGAATGATTTTAACTGTGGATTAAAAGCGTACAAAAACACGGTTGTAAAAAATATTGAAGTTTCGGGCGAAATGCACCGTTACATTCCGGTTTTGGCAAAAAATGCCGGTTTTAATAAAATTGGAGAAAAAGTGGTAATTCACCAGGCCAGAAAATATGGGGAAACCAAATTTGGAATGGATCGTTTTATTAATGGTTTTCTTGATTTGATTACGATCTGGTTTTTGTCACGATTTGGAAAAAGACCAATGCACTTATTTGGTTTATTAGGTTCGATTATGTTTATGATCGGATTTTTACTAGCTTTATATTTAGGAATCGATAAATTGTTTATTCACAAAACAAGCCGATTAATTACAGAAAGACCGCATTTCTATTTATCAATAACATCGATGATAATAGGAACGCAATTGTTTTTAGCCGGGTTTTTAGGAGAAATTATTTTGAGAACCAAAAGTAATGAAGCACGTTACAAAGTAGCCCGCGAAGTTAATTTTTAACGTTTAACACAAATCTTGATATTCCTGAATCTTTTAGGAACATCTTTCTTTGTTATCACAAAAAGAATAAAAGATAAAGTTTTCTGATTATCAGGAAGCAGGATTATTCCTTAAAAAATCTTATCTTTAATTAAAACATTAAAAAAAACATTTACATGAATATAGCACCTAATATTTTAAATGCTGTAAACGAATGGCTTACGCCTACATTTGACGCTGAAACACAGGCTGCCGTTAAGGAATTAATGACCACATCACCAAAAGAACTAGAGGAAAGTTTCTATAAAAACCTTGAATTTGGAACGGGCGGAATGCGCGGTGTGATGGGAATTGGAAACAACAGAATCAACAAATATACACTTGGAAAAAATACGCAGGGTCTTTCAGATTATTTGCATGAAGTTTTCCCAAATCAACCTTTAAAAGTGGTTATTGCTTATGATTGTCGTCATAACAGTAATACATTGGCAAAGGTTGTGGCTGATGTTTTCTCTGCAAATGGAATTCAGGTTTATTTGTTTTCAGATTTACGACCAACTCCGGAATTGTCTTTTGCGCTTAAATATTTAGGCTGTCAATGCGGAATTGTGCTTACGGCTTCGCACAATCCACCTGAATATAACGGTTATAAAGTGTATTGGCAAGATGGAGGGCAAATTGTTCCGCCGGAAGATGCAGCAATTATTAATGTAATCGAAAATTTAGATTACGATAAAATTAAATTTAACGCCAACGAAAGCCTGATTCAATATATTGATACTGAAATTGATAAAGCTTTTATTAAATCATCTATAGAAAACGCAAGTTTTAATACACCGGCTGAGGCAAAAGATAATCTTCATATTGTTTTTACTTCTTTGCACGGAACTTCTATAAAATCGATTCCCGATACTTTATCTCAGGCTGGTTACAAAAATGTCCATATTGTTCCTGAACAAGCAGTTCCGGACGGAGATTTTCCAACGGTTAAATCTCCAAATCCCGAAGAACCTGAGGCATTAACTATGGCTTTGGCTTTGGCCGATAAAACAAATTCTGATATTGTTGTTGGTACAGATCCTGATTGTGATCGTTTAGGCGTTGCGGTTAGAAACAATGACGGTAAAATGATTTTGCTTAACGGAAATCAAACCATGATTTTGATGACTTCTTTCTTATTGAAACAATGGAAAAAAGCCGGAAAAATTAACGGAAAACAATTCGTTGGTTCGACAATTGTTTCTACTCCAATGATGATGGAACTGGCAACAAGTTATGGCGTAGAATGCAAAGTTGGTTTGACCGGTTTTAAATGGATTGCCAAAATGATTAAAGATTTTCCGGAGCTTCAATTTATTGGCGGCGGAGAAGAAAGTTTTGGTTTTATGGTTGGTGATGCCGTTCGTGATAAAGATGCGGTTGCCGCTACCTTATTAATATGTGAAGTTGCTGCACAGGCAAAAGCTGCCGGAAGTACAGTTTACAAAGAACTTTTACAGCTTTATGTTGAAAATGGTTTCTATAAAGAATTTTTGGTTTCGTTAACCAAAAAAGGAATGGAAGGTTTACAGGAAATTAATCAGATGATGATTGATTTACGTGAAAATCCTTTAAAAGAAATCAACGGACAACGTGTGATTATGGTCGAAGATTATCAATCGTCAATTGCTTTGAATTTATTGACGGGCGAAGAATCTACTATGGATATTCCTAAATCGAATGTATTGATTTATTATACAGAAGACGGTTCTAAAATTTGTGCAAGACCAAGCGGAACTGAACCAAAAATTAAATTTTACATCAGCGTTAATGCTGAATTAGAATCGGTTCAGGATTTTGATGCTGCAGAAAGTTTCTTAGACGAAAAAATACAAAATATCATTGCAGGAATGCAATTGAAGTAAATAAAATGAGTGACAAGCTCTTTTTAATACTATTTCAATTCTGCGCACATTCTCTGCACAATTTGAATTAATACAATACTTAAACTCTGATTTATATTAAACCAATATAAATTAGAGTTTTTTTATAAAAAAAACAAAAAACAGGGAGAAAATAAACCAATTGGATTAATTTTGTGCAGTCAAAATCTCCAGAACAAATTAATTGTTTGATACCGGATAATGACAAATAATGTAAAGTATCAGCATATTTAACCCAATTACCAGAAAAAAAATATTGCTGGAAAAACTTGAAAAAGCAATTACAATAGCAGAAAATAATATCTATAAATAAATGAGTAATTTCAAAAAAATATTCCCTTTTATACTTCCATATAAAAAATACGCTTTTTTAAACATTTTCTTTAATGTTTTGTATGCACTTTTTAGTACGCTTTCGTTTATGGCATTAATTCCAATGATTCAGGTTTTATTTGACAAAACAAAAAGCAATACTGTTATGCCAACTTACGAAGGTCTGGCGCATATAAAAGACTACGGCGAAAATTATTTAAGTTACTATATTACCACACATACAGATCCAAACAATCCCGGTTTTGTACTTTCGGTAATGGTTGCCATCATTATTTCGATATTTCTATTAAAAAATTTAGCTGATTATGCGGCTATGTTTTTTATTACTTTTCTTCGAAATGGTGTTTTAAGAGATATGCGAAATGCGATGTATAAAAAAACACTGGAATTGCCATTGGCTTTTTATTCTGAAAAAAGAAAAGGAGATGTTATTTCGAGAATTTCTGCCGATGTAAATGAGGTTCAAACTTCCTTTTTGGCTATTTTAGAGCTTATCGTAAAAGAACCATTAACGATTGTTTTTACTATAATTGCAATGTTAATTATTAGTGCTAAATTAACCTTGTTTGTTTTTATTTTTATTCCCGTTTCCGGATATATTATTTCCTTAATTGGAAAACAGCTTAAAAAACAATCCACAAAAGCACAGCAGGAACAAGGCACGTTTTTATCAACTATTGAAGAAACTGTTGGTGGATTAAAAGTGGTAAAAGGATATAATTCTGAAAACTATTTCAACACGGTTTTTCAAAATTCAACAGAACGTTTTTTTAATTTATCAAACACTATTGGCAATCGCCAGAACTTAGCTTCGCCTGCGAGTGAATTTATGGGAATCACGGTAATTGCCATATTGCTTTGGTACGGAGGTCAGATGGTTTTGATCGAAAAAACTTTAGACGGCGCTTCGTTTATTGCTTACATGGGATTGGCTTATAACATCCTGACTCCTGCAAAAGCTATCTCTAAAGCTTCTTACGGCGTAAAAAGAGGAAATGCCGCAGCAGAACGTGTTCTTGAAATTTTAGATCAGGAAAACCCAATTACAAGCAAACCGGATGCTATTGAAAAAACTACTTTTGACAACAATATCACGGTTCAAAATATTAACTTTAAATATGAAGACGAAACGGTTTTAAAAGACTTTTCTCTTCAAATTAAAAAAGGACAGACTGTAGCACTTGTTGGACAATCCGGAAGTGGAAAAAGTACGATTGCAAACTTATTAACCCGTTTTTATGACGTTACTGACGGCACTATTTCTATTGACGGAATTAACATCAAAGACATGAATTTGCAGTCGCTGCGTGGTTTAATGGGATTGGTTACACAAGACAGTATTTTATTTAATGATACGATTAAAGCAAATATTTCGTTAGGAAAACTAGACGCAACTGATGACGAAATTATTGAAGCTTTGAAAATCGCCAATGCATACGAGTTTGTAAAAGATTTACCTTTAGGAATCTATACTAATATTGGGGATAGCGGAAATAAACTTTCGGGTGGACAAAAACAACGTTTATCGATTGCCCGCGCGGTATTGAAGAATCCTCCAATTATGATTTTGGATGAAGCGACATCAGCTTTAGACACTGAAAGCGAAAAATTTGTTCAGATGGCTTTGGAAAACATGATGCAAAACAGAACTTCGATTGTAATTGCACACCGACTTTCGACTATTCAAAAAGCAGATTTAATCGTTGTAATGCAAAAAGGAAAAATTGTAGAACAAGGAACTCACGACGAATTAATTGTACATAACGGAACTTATAATAAACTGGTTACCATGCAGTCTTTTGAGTCATAAATATATTTGCTTGAACCTTTGTCGCACTAAACCTTTGTTGCTCTGAACCCTTTGAACCTCTAAAAAGATGTACTTAAATAACCCAAACATAAAGTTGCCTGAAGATCCGGATACTATTGTTTGGAAATACCTGGATTTATCTAAGTTTCTGGATTTATTATTGTCTAAGAAATTATTCATGTCCCGTTCTGATAAATTTGAAGATCAATACGAAGGCACATTTAGCGAGCCTACTTATGAAGAGATTAAAAAGCTTGCCATTGATAATCCTGACTTTTTAAATTACTACAAAACGCATCGCGAAAGAGTAGCGGTTAGCTCCTGGCACATTAACGAATATGAATCGTTTGCGATGTGGCAGATATTTACACAAAACAGCGAAGGATTAGCGATTCAGTCTACTATTGGCAGATTGCAGAAAGCGGTAAAACCAGAGAATAATTTTGATCAGTATATTGGTGAAGTAAATTATATCGATTATAGAAAAGAATATATTCCGTTTGATGATTTATTCTTTCCGTTTTTATTTAAACGAAAAAGTTTTCAGTATGAGCGTGAAGTCCGCATTTTAACTGATACTTCAAAAAGCACCATAAAACTAAACGACGGATTAAAAATTAATGTTGATATTAATCAGCTAATCGAAAAAATATACATTCATCCTAAATCTGAAAACTGGTATAAAAAACTGGTAATTGAATTGGTGGAACGTTTGGGATTTGGTTTCGAAATCGAAAAATCTGATTTGGAAAGTGATATTTTGATTTAAATTTGTCATTGCGAGGAACGAAAGTCATTGCGAGGAATGAATCTCATTTGCCGAATCTAAGTATTACATGTGTTTGGAACGCGGATGATGCGGATTTGCTTTGCAAAAACGCGGATTAACGCGGATTTTTTCTTATGTCGAAATGAAAAAAAAAAACTTAGCAACTCAGAAACTTAGAGACTTAGAAGCTTAAAAAACTTATATCGGTTTATAATTTTTCACTTCCCATTTTTTAGAAGCCAAATCAATATAGTTATAATGCAAAACGTCATTTTTATCGAATTGTCCGTTTTGGTTGGTATCTTCTATCGTTCTAAAATATAAACGGTTCTTAGATTCGATTAAACTCCAATCTACCAATTCCTGAAAATCCTCTGAAATTTTAGTGAAATGTTCTCCGCTAATATTGCTTAAATACAATGTTTTAATATCTCCTGAATCAATTTTACCGTCTTTGTTTGTATCCGAATCTGCCAGCGTGTAAACCATAATCTGGTTTTGTGTTTTATCGGCAACCGGTTTTAAATAAGTAGCTGTTAAAATCAAAACTGGTTTATCAGATAAAGGTCGGATGGAATCTGAATCTGTTTTTTGAAATTTCAGGTTTTGTAAATATCCTGTAATTTCATATTCGCCTAAGTTTGAAATTGTAAAACTCAAATCATTCACGCTCGAAGATCCGTAACGTGATTTTGTTCCTCTTTCATATACACGCAAATCTCCAACAGGATGAATTAAATAACTCGTCCCTGCCATCTGAATCGGTAAATCCGCCACTTCTATTTGCGTTGAATCTGTTTTATCAATCACCTTGACTTTATTCGAAGCATCATAAATTACTTTTGGCTGTTTCTGGGCATCATCTTTACAACTTATTACTGTTCCGACGATTACTAAGGCGATATATTTTAAATAGTTTTTCATGTATGCTTATTATATTGGAATATCAAATATAGTATTTTTGATCGTATTATTTATTTTTATTGACGTTTACTAGGGCGAAGATGTTTATTATAACAATTCCAAGATAGCCTAAAAAAATAACCCAATATTTCCTATACAGGTTTAAAACATATGCAAATTGCTTATCTCTTTCTATCTTTAAAAAATAATCTTTATTGGCTTCCCAATAACCACAGGTTATAGGAATAATTTTAGGCATGTTTTTATTTTGCTTTGGCTTTGGCAGCATTAAAACAAAAAAATCATTTTTATATTGTACATAATTTGGAATTTTTTCAATTATAAAAATATCCAACAATCTAATATAAACTTCATACGTCATTTTATTTCCTAAATGAATCTTAATGCCATTAAGTGTGTCATTTTCTCGTTTTAATTTCCTTAAAGCTAATCTAAGATTTTCAAAGTTCTGCTTTTCAACAATTTCAGAATTATTAAAATTAAACACTTGGTTATTTCTTTTAAAAATCAACAATTGCTGTTTCATAATTGAATCGTCAGGAAAATAGAAATCAATAGATCTCTGTTCTTTAAAAGCATCAACTTTATAAAAATGATAAAAACAAAACAAAGGAATAAAGATCAACGAGATCATTCCGGGAACGTAAAAAATCTTATTTCTCTTTTCTTGTTTTTTTATCATAACCTCGCATTCAGTTTTACATTAAAAACTCGCGAAGTCATATAATTTGGAATCGCATATTGATTTTTAGAATACACATCGCGAACCCACGTATTTGTTATCGCATTTTGATTGTTGAAAAGATTGAAGATTTCTAAACCAAGAGACAATTCTTTAAAGTTTTTTATCCAGCCTGTTTTAGAACTTTGTGTATTACTATCAACAAAAACCTTTGCAAAACCTATGTCCGCTCTTCTGTAATCTTTTAACCTGTTTTGATATAAATACGGGTCAGAATATGACGGTGAACCGCCTGGTACGCCTGTATTATAAACTAAATTCAAATACAATTTCACACTCGGAATGTTTGGCATATAATCCTGGAACAACATGGCAAATTTCAAACGCTGGTCTGTTGGGCGCGCGATATAACCTTTGTTTTCGTAGTTTTCTTCGGTTTTTAAATAGCCAAAACTAATCCACGATTCTGTTCCGGGAACAAATTCTCCGTTTAATCTAAAATCTAAACCTTGCGCATAAGCCTTTGCATTGTTGTTTGCAATATATCGAATTCGAACATTATCGATTGAATAGACATTTACATCTGAAAGTGATTTATAATAAATCTCGGTAACCCATTTAAACGGACGATTCCACATTTTAAAATTATGATCGTTGCTTAAAACAATATGTACAGATTCCTGTGCTTTTACATTCGGGTTTACAACGCCATCTAAATCCCTGAGTTCTCTGTAAAATGGCGGTTGATGGTATAATCCTCCGGAAAGCCTGAAAACCATATCCATATTCCAATCGGGTTTTATGGCGAATTGCGCTCGCGGGCTAAAAACAATTTGATTTTTCCCTTCAACGGCAGCACCGGAAACGCTCCAACTCTGGAAACGCGCTCCAATATTATACCAAACTTCACTTGAACCAATTTCTGACTTTTGATTCCATTGTGTGTATCCTGAAAATCTGTTTATGGTATTGAAATTTGTAGCACGAACATCCTGATAAGGTAGCAAAGGTCCGGTATAAGGTTCATAAGGCTGATTGTTTTTTGGCAAAATAACAATTGGCGGGTTTATAGAAAATCCTGCCGAGTCGATCATCTCCCACTCTACTATTCTGTCACGAATGGATTCTCTGGTATATTTTAAACCAAATTCTAATTGGCTATTGCTCCATTCTTTAAAACCCTTAATTTCTGCATTTGCAATTAAGGCATCGAGATCATTACGCGCATGATTGAGTTGAGAACCAATTCCGCGGGTAAAATCAACATTGTCGATATCGGTTTCACCATCAGCGTTTACATTTCCTAAACGATATTGTGCCAAAATATCAAAATGTTCCTGTTCTGTGGTGTGAAATAAAGATCCAATAAGTTTTAATGTCAAACTTGGCGACACTTTATAAGTGGTTTTAAACGCGCCAAAATAAGTATCGTATTGATCTTTTTCCTGACCTTCGTAATAAACCGCCAAAGCCATTGGCTGGTCAATGGTTCCGAATTTTGTTTCGCGTGTTAATGGCTGATACAAATATTTGTTTCGCGAAATATTTCCCAGAAAACTCATTTGCCATTTTTCAGAAATATCATAATTTATATTTGTCTGAACATCAACAAAAGTTGGGGTATAATTGGTTTGAGTATCCTGACTATTTACAAGTAAGCTATTGTTTCGATAACGAACTCCGGTAACGGCAGACCATTTTTTATTTTTAGAAACAGCATCAACAGCAATACTTCCTCCCAGGAAACTGGCTTCTAAAGCTGCTCCAAATTCTGTTGGTTTTCTATAAGTAATATCTAAAACGGAAGATAATTTATCTCCAAATTTTGCCTGAAATCCACCGGCTGAAAAATCAACATTCTGAACCAGATCTGTATTGGTAAAACTCAAACCTTCCTGCTGCCCTGAACGTATTAAAAACGGACGATAAACCTCAATTTCGTTTACATAAACTAAATTCTCGTCATAATTTCCACCACGAACGGCATATTGTGTACTCAGTTCATTGTTTGAATTTACACCCGGAAGTGTTTTTAAAATATTTTCGATTCCGGCATTGGCTCCCGGAATTTTCTTAATTGTCGCTGCATCAATAACCGTAATTCCCTGAACTCGTTTTTTATTTCCTGATGACACAAAAACTTCTCCCATTTGTTCTGCAGAATTACTCATAACAGGATTAAAAACAAAAATCTCGTTTGGTTTTAAGTTTACCGTAAGACTCATCATTTTTAATGAAATATGAGTAAAAATCAAAGAGACTTTTTTGTTTGGAGGAACTTCTATTTCAAAAAAACCATTCGAATCGGTTTGCGAAATA
It contains:
- a CDS encoding DUF4199 domain-containing protein produces the protein MINEVIKKNGITFGVMIGIASALVTSTIYAVDLNLFTAWWMGLIGIAISLTISIILLTKTKKDLNGVFPFKEAFTTYFIAAVIGILISTFFNILLFNVIDPGAKDTLSELMIKYTVGMLQKFGTPASVINETIAKMKLTNPYSTIELLKGSVFAIVISAIFGLIFAAFFKSKTTTQE
- a CDS encoding glycosyltransferase family 2 protein; the protein is MNLSILIPLLNEEESLKELYSWIIKVMQSNNYSYEIIFVDDGSTDNSWEIIEGFSNENSNVKGIRFMKNFGKSQALHAGFAKANGDVIITMDADLQDSPDEIPGLYEMITQEKFDLVSGWKKKRYDSVVAKNLPSKLFNWAARKTSGVELNDFNCGLKAYKNTVVKNIEVSGEMHRYIPVLAKNAGFNKIGEKVVIHQARKYGETKFGMDRFINGFLDLITIWFLSRFGKRPMHLFGLLGSIMFMIGFLLALYLGIDKLFIHKTSRLITERPHFYLSITSMIIGTQLFLAGFLGEIILRTKSNEARYKVAREVNF
- a CDS encoding phospho-sugar mutase codes for the protein MNIAPNILNAVNEWLTPTFDAETQAAVKELMTTSPKELEESFYKNLEFGTGGMRGVMGIGNNRINKYTLGKNTQGLSDYLHEVFPNQPLKVVIAYDCRHNSNTLAKVVADVFSANGIQVYLFSDLRPTPELSFALKYLGCQCGIVLTASHNPPEYNGYKVYWQDGGQIVPPEDAAIINVIENLDYDKIKFNANESLIQYIDTEIDKAFIKSSIENASFNTPAEAKDNLHIVFTSLHGTSIKSIPDTLSQAGYKNVHIVPEQAVPDGDFPTVKSPNPEEPEALTMALALADKTNSDIVVGTDPDCDRLGVAVRNNDGKMILLNGNQTMILMTSFLLKQWKKAGKINGKQFVGSTIVSTPMMMELATSYGVECKVGLTGFKWIAKMIKDFPELQFIGGGEESFGFMVGDAVRDKDAVAATLLICEVAAQAKAAGSTVYKELLQLYVENGFYKEFLVSLTKKGMEGLQEINQMMIDLRENPLKEINGQRVIMVEDYQSSIALNLLTGEESTMDIPKSNVLIYYTEDGSKICARPSGTEPKIKFYISVNAELESVQDFDAAESFLDEKIQNIIAGMQLK
- a CDS encoding ABC transporter ATP-binding protein → MSNFKKIFPFILPYKKYAFLNIFFNVLYALFSTLSFMALIPMIQVLFDKTKSNTVMPTYEGLAHIKDYGENYLSYYITTHTDPNNPGFVLSVMVAIIISIFLLKNLADYAAMFFITFLRNGVLRDMRNAMYKKTLELPLAFYSEKRKGDVISRISADVNEVQTSFLAILELIVKEPLTIVFTIIAMLIISAKLTLFVFIFIPVSGYIISLIGKQLKKQSTKAQQEQGTFLSTIEETVGGLKVVKGYNSENYFNTVFQNSTERFFNLSNTIGNRQNLASPASEFMGITVIAILLWYGGQMVLIEKTLDGASFIAYMGLAYNILTPAKAISKASYGVKRGNAAAERVLEILDQENPITSKPDAIEKTTFDNNITVQNINFKYEDETVLKDFSLQIKKGQTVALVGQSGSGKSTIANLLTRFYDVTDGTISIDGINIKDMNLQSLRGLMGLVTQDSILFNDTIKANISLGKLDATDDEIIEALKIANAYEFVKDLPLGIYTNIGDSGNKLSGGQKQRLSIARAVLKNPPIMILDEATSALDTESEKFVQMALENMMQNRTSIVIAHRLSTIQKADLIVVMQKGKIVEQGTHDELIVHNGTYNKLVTMQSFES
- a CDS encoding DUF2971 domain-containing protein, whose translation is MYLNNPNIKLPEDPDTIVWKYLDLSKFLDLLLSKKLFMSRSDKFEDQYEGTFSEPTYEEIKKLAIDNPDFLNYYKTHRERVAVSSWHINEYESFAMWQIFTQNSEGLAIQSTIGRLQKAVKPENNFDQYIGEVNYIDYRKEYIPFDDLFFPFLFKRKSFQYEREVRILTDTSKSTIKLNDGLKINVDINQLIEKIYIHPKSENWYKKLVIELVERLGFGFEIEKSDLESDILI
- a CDS encoding TonB-dependent receptor, producing MNHSKLIFVFLFLCIGYFSFAQNARVKGIILDSEKRPVADVNITALGNISQTDSNGFFEIEVPPNKKVSLIFTHISLKMMSLTVNLKPNEIFVFNPVMSNSAEQMGEVFVSSGNKKRVQGITVIDAATIKKIPGANAGIENILKTLPGVNSNNELSTQYAVRGGNYDENLVYVNEIEVYRPFLIRSGQQEGLSFTNTDLVQNVDFSAGGFQAKFGDKLSSVLDITYRKPTEFGAALEASFLGGSIAVDAVSKNKKWSAVTGVRYRNNSLLVNSQDTQTNYTPTFVDVQTNINYDISEKWQMSFLGNISRNKYLYQPLTRETKFGTIDQPMALAVYYEGQEKDQYDTYFGAFKTTYKVSPSLTLKLIGSLFHTTEQEHFDILAQYRLGNVNADGETDIDNVDFTRGIGSQLNHARNDLDALIANAEIKGFKEWSNSQLEFGLKYTRESIRDRIVEWEMIDSAGFSINPPIVILPKNNQPYEPYTGPLLPYQDVRATNFNTINRFSGYTQWNQKSEIGSSEVWYNIGARFQSWSVSGAAVEGKNQIVFSPRAQFAIKPDWNMDMVFRLSGGLYHQPPFYRELRDLDGVVNPNVKAQESVHIVLSNDHNFKMWNRPFKWVTEIYYKSLSDVNVYSIDNVRIRYIANNNAKAYAQGLDFRLNGEFVPGTESWISFGYLKTEENYENKGYIARPTDQRLKFAMLFQDYMPNIPSVKLYLNLVYNTGVPGGSPSYSDPYLYQNRLKDYRRADIGFAKVFVDSNTQSSKTGWIKNFKELSLGLEIFNLFNNQNAITNTWVRDVYSKNQYAIPNYMTSRVFNVKLNARL